Part of the Nitrososphaera sp. genome, CGAGGCCCGTAGAGACAAGCATCCATGTGGTATCTCCCGTGTCGATCGGCATTTCCCGCCACTATTTGCATAAACGGTTCATATAAAAACCCTACTAATTTGCGATTATAATCTAATATTGAATTTTTATGATGATATGCCCTGTTTCTTTAACATTTTGAGATGGAATACCGTTATGGGAGAACCGGCAAGCGACTCCACGAGTTTTGCAGGTAAGCAGCCCGTACATGCAAGACCTGATTCCAAAAAGAAAAAAGACTGGCCATACTAAAATCACTTCAGCCCAATTTCTGCAGTGCGACGGGCGCAGAAAAGCACGTGTTTCAGTATTCGCCCGAGGAGAATTTCATTTCAATCATGGCCAGAAATACCATGTTCATGAGCGGTACCATGACAAACACGAGCATGTCGAAAAGGTTCTGCGTCGTAAAGTCGAGTATGTGAAAGCCAAGCGAGCCTGCCACGAAAATGCCAATTACGCCCATGATGACAGACACTATGACTCCCCCGAGGTACCCTTCGCTCACCATCGCGAGGCTGTCGATAAAGCCCTTGAGCTTGGCCTTTTTGAGCGCAATAAGCTCCTTTGACTCTTCTTCGCAATAGTCGCGCAGGCTTCCGCCGGAAATTATGACGTTGGCGATGCCCAGCAGCACCGCCCTCAGCATGTCCGAAGGGGTATGCGCCGCTACAAAGCCAATGGCAGTAATAACGTCCTCACCAAGAATGTCAAATCGGTAGACAATCTTTGAGAATTCCTTGGAGACCGGCCCGAACTCCTTGAGGGCGACGTGCCGTATGGTCTGCACGGGGTTCATGCCGGCGCTTGAAAGCGTCGCCATGTACGACATGACAAACGGCAGGTTATAATTTATCTTTACGCGCTTTGACGAGATCTTGTTCACAGCAATAAAGTATAGTCCTCCGGTAGACGCAGCAAAGGTCGCAAGCGTTACCGCCAGGGTGATAAGGCCCGCCTGCGGAAACCCATGCACAAAGTACGTGAAGACAATCATGCACGCGACAAATACAACAGGCGTGGCAATCATTGCAATGCCAAAAATCGTTGCAAGGAACATGCCCGGCGTTTGGTTGATGTCGGCTTGGTAGATTGTGTTGAGCATGGAGGGGCTCGGGTTAGCGTCCGCCCAGCGGAAGAACCTGTACGTCAGGCGCTTATACTTGCTTGACTTGAATCGCATTTAATATCCCTGCCGGGTCCTTGTAATAGTTTCTGATAATGTCCGAAACTTCTCGGTAGTCACTTACACTCTTTGATATCAAGTACTCGAATATTGACGCGCGCTTTTCTAGCTGTTCGTAGAGCTGCCTCTTTTCGAGGCCCAGCTTGTCGGCTATTTTTTCAAGCAAAAAGCTTCTGCCCCCGTATTCAAACGTGTCCGTGAACGGATCCCACCTAAAGACAACGTTTGTCACAAGCTCTTTTGTCTCCGGATCAAGGCCGAGTATTTCGACGATTTCCCTGACCCTTCTGACCTTTTCTGTGCCCTTTCGGACTGCGTTTACGAAAATGACAAGGTTGGTGTTTGAAAGAAGGACGCGGGGAACGTTCATGGGTGGCGACTCCACCCTGGCAAGAAGCTCCGACATCGAGGCCGCGTGGATGGTCCCCATCGCAGAGTGTCCCACAGATATGGCCTGGAACAGAGTATAGGCCTCCTCACCTCTTACCTCACCCACAATGAGGTACTCCGGCCTCTGTCGCAGCGCCGCGACAAGCAGGTCGAACAGGCTCACGTCTCCCGCGGAGCGGCCTTTCCCGGAGACGCCTGAAATGCCGGACACGTTGCTTGAGGATGACGCCTCACCAAAGCCGATTCTGGTGATTGCCTGGATCCAGTTAGTATGAGCGAGGTTGATCTCTGGGGTGTCCTCGATGGAGACTATCTTGTTCTCCTGCTTGATAAGCATCGATATTCCGTTTAGCAGAGTCGTCTTGCCGGCTGCTGTTCCGCCAGAGATTAAGATGGAGCTACCGAATTCCACAAGAAGCCACAGGTACGAAAAGATCCTCGTGTCAACACTGTTTAGCCTTATGAGCTCTACCGGGGAAATTGGTCTGCTCCTGAACTTTCTGATTGTAAATGTCGCACCCTTCTTGGTGACCTCGCGGCCCATGGTCATGTTGATTCTGCTCCCGTCAGGAAGCGCCGCATCCCTGATTGGCTGAAGAATTGAAATGTGCCTGCCTGAAATCTGGGCAAGCCTCAGGAGCAGGCTGTTTAGCGCCATCTCCTCAAAGACCACGTTCGTCTTGATTGACTCGTAGACGCGGTGATAGACATAGAGCGGGGTGTCAGGACCATTGCAGCTGATGTCCTCTATCATCCTGTCGTTCATCAGCGCATCTATTTCCCCAAAGCCGACATAGTCTCGAAGCAGGTAATAGAGAATCCTCTGCCTTTCCAGCGGACTGAGCTTGACTCCCTGTATGTCCAGAATCTCCTTGTAAATTTCGTTTACAAACTCGATCTTGTCTGTAGTATCGACAAGCACGCGCTCGCTGTTGACCAGCATATCGTAGGTCTTTTTGATGCTCTTGAGAATATTCTGCTCCTTGGTAGTGAGCTGCGGCTGAATAACGTTGTAAGTGGTCTCGCCGTTTTCATGTACGATGTTTACAAACTGGAACGGCTCCTTGACAGGATATGTTATGTTCTTGTATTCCTGAAGTAGCGCATACGTGGGGTCGTCGACGAGCTTGCCGGGAATCGAGGTGATTGCCGTGGGCGCGGGCTCGGTATCGACTAACTTGGCCTTTTTAAAAAGCGAAAAGCCGCCGCCTTTCTTGAGCTTCTTTGTCTTTTTGCGAGAATACTCTTCAACCGCAGCCTTTTCCTCTGGTGTGAGCTCGCGTTTTTCATGCGCAAATACTTCTGCGGTCTTGGCCTTCTCGGCCAGCTCTACCGGCTCTACCTGCGGGACGTGGCGGTCCTCTTTTTTGCCTCCAAAGAAACCCTTCCGGGATTCCTTTGGCTCTGATGCCACGTGGCTAGCCGCAGAGTGTGTTTGCGATTGTGACTGCTCTGAGGCAGAATCGCCGCTTAGCTTGTCATTTTTTCCAAGGGACCACTTTTTCTTTGGCTTGGAATCTCCGCTCACCGTGGGCGACTGGCTCGCGGTTTCACCCCTGCTTGCCAAAGGAGTTCCTGCCGAAGGTTCGCCGTCAGGACCCACCGGCGATGGTGCAGAAACTGGCGCCGGCGCCTGGGCGTCTTCGCCTTTTTTCTTACCGGAAAACAGTTTCATGCGTTAATTCTCTTTCCTTGCACCGGTTTTTTAATTATTATCTTGCTGCTAGGGCAACTTTCTCTGCGACTGTGGCTGTCTGAACTTGCGGCTTTTCGACGGTCATGTTGAGGACTACTTCAGCAATCTCGCTAGCGTGCTGGGCGGTGCGCTTGATGCTTTCAAATATTAGAACTATTCTTGCAGGTATAGATGCCGGGGACTTGGCGAGCCCTTCGTTCTTTTCGATTACCGCCAAGTCCTTTTCCATCTCTGATGCAAACATTCTGGTGGCACGAATGACTCTGTCGGCAGTATTGTAATCTTCTTCAAAAAGTGCCAGGATAGAGTCTGCTACGAAACCCGTAGCTGATTCGCTCAACCTTCTGATTCTCGCTACCAAATAGTCGTCAACGGGCTCCTTTATTTTGGTCGAGTCGGCCGCAATCTTGCATGCAAGGTCCGCGATGCGCTCGACAACGTTTACCACAAGCATGTACCGCAAGAGGTCGGCATCCGCGCCAAGCCCCAGGCTTGAGTAATCAACCTCGCCCTGTAAGGCAATTTCGAGCTGGCGCATGATGTAAAAGCTAAATCTGTCAACGTCATCGTCGTTTCTTGCGACATTATCGGAGAGGTCATGGTCTCTTGAGCTCAATGCCCTGATTGCGTCGCTGTGCATCGAGGCGGTGATAAGGTACATTCGCTTTATTGCGTCTTGGACGTTCAGCTGGGCATGGCCCAGAAGAACCTGCAGTGAAATTACTTCGTGTGAGTCGCTGATTATCTCTGTGCCCATAAGGCATCGTCTCACGAGTTCCTTAATCACGGTCCTCTGGGTCGAGGTAAGCCGGCCTCCGCCTGCGACGGCAATGTCAATCCTGCTGTAGCCTTTGAGGTAGTACGAGATAATCCTCCTCAGCACCTGCCCCATGTCTTCCTTGCACGATGCTGGATCGATTACAACATCTGCCTTCTTCTCCACGGATGCTCCGGTCGGAGAGTTCCGTGCCATTACAACCAGAGAGGTGTTGTTCTGCTTGGCAATCATGACTTTGTCACCCTGCTTGAGGCCCATGTCCTGCGCCCATTTTTTCGGGAGTGCTAGCATGAAAGACGTGCGACCTGAAAATTGCACCTTTCTCAGTTCAAAATTTTGACTATTTGGCATATACAATATCTCCTATAACGTTGTTCGAGAATAATCAGCTTGAATAAAACAATTAAGAAGGTGAACTATGTGAACTACATACCTCTATGGTGTACAAGCCCCGCCCACAGTCGATTGTTATTAACCATTTGAGTTACTGAAACCAATAATTCTTCTGAATCCTCCCGAAATCAGGAGCTCCTTGCGGTGGTCGCCTAATCTGGGGCGCTACAATTTTCCGGAAATGAGGCCTCGAAGAATCTAACTTGCCCGCAGGTCAGTAATCAGCTGAGGTGAGCGGAGCTGCACAAGCTTTGAAGGTTCCCTTCCCATCAAAACCTACCTGACGACCAGCACGGGACAGGTGGCGTAGGTTACCACACCGCTGGCGACACTGCCAAGTAGCAATTTTTTAAATCCCGATCTGCCGCGGGTTCCAATTACTATCAGGCTGGCTTTTTCGTTTTCGGCGTATTCTATAATCGCGGCCACGACTGAGTGCGGCGTGTCGATAACGTGGTGACTGAAGCTGACGCCTGCTCTGTCCGCGATGTTCTGGATCTCTGCAAACCATCCCTTTGCCTCGGCTTCAGCCTCTTCAATTTTCTTCTTGACAACGTCTGGGTACGACAGCCGGTAAAGCCCGAATGACTGGAGGTATTGGTCGATGTTGACAACGTAGACGGCCGTGACGGATGCACCGTACTTTGCAGCTACCATGACTGCCGATTTAGCAGCCCGCATCGATTGCTCTGATCCGTCAAGAGGGACTATTATTGTTGAAAAAGCGTCTGTCTCGCTCATGCCTCTCAGACGACTATTGAGTTCATGCTATTAAACACGACGCCGTGATGCTCTGTCATAGGCACAAAGAGTATAAACAAACCGCCGGAAATGCAAGGCATGTCTTCAAGGTTGCTCGTCTGCGGGGTTATAAACTGGGACACAACCCTGTTCGTTGACCGCCTCCCCTCTGCGGGAGAGGAAATGCAGGTCAGGCGCATGATTTCGGTTCCCGGTGGCAAGGGAGGCAACACCGCCGTTACGGCTGCTAGGATACTAGGACCGTCCAAGGTGACACTTGTAGCTGGGCTTGGCGACGATGATGTGGCGCAGCGCCAGATTCAGGTTCTGGAAAAAGAGGGAGTTGATACTGGCTGCATAATCTTTCAGAGGAAAATGGCATCCGGCCAGGCCTACATTGTAGTTGATAACCAGACAGGCGAGAACATGATTCTCACCCACATGGCTGCAAACCTGCTACAGCCGGATTTTTTCTTCCCGTCGCAGCATTTTCAGGACGCGGCAGCAGCCAGAATTGCCGAGGCCGTTTCCGGGGCAGAAATGATAATTGTAATTGACCCTCCGTTTGAAGTCGCAAGCCGGCTGGCCGGTTCCAAATCCAAAGATCAGTTGCTTGTCCTCTCGCCGGCGCTCCTGACAAACCTGGGACTAGGAACTCTCAGGTCGTACCTAGAAAAGGCGGACTATGTGGTATTAAACGAGCAGGAGGCAGGGCTGTTGATGCAATCGCCGGCAGCGCCGGATTCCATCGCTGACGCAGGCAGCCGCCTGTCAAGGCTCCTTGGAGGAAAACGGGTGGTTATTACACTTGGAAGCAGAGGCTGTGCGCTATTTTCCGGCGACAAAAAAGCGCTGATTCCGCCGCTCGACCTGGATTACTTTGGACTGAAGGTTGTCAGCACAGTAGGAGCAGGCGACACGCTGGTTGGAACCTTCGCTTCCTTTAAGGTTGAGGGGCTTGACGACATAGAGTCGTTATTTCGGGCCTGCATTGCCGCGGGCCTAAAGACCACAAGGGAGGAGACCAGGGGGAGCCCGGACAAGGAGATGATAGAATACTATGCCGGCCAGCCGAAGATGCGGATGCTGCTAGACTCAGTGAAGCTCACCTGAGCCCATCTACGACCAGCTGGTTGAACCGCTGGGAATTGACCTGGCGGCATACGGCGACGTTGCCTCCTTCTCCCGCCTTGACGACGCTTCTTCCTCTAAATGCGCCGTCTAAAGAGATGCTTATGCCGCCACATTCTTCGATTTTGAGCACCTCTGGGTGCAGGAGCGAAAACAGAGTAAACACGTCGTGGAGGTTGAAGTAAGAATAAGTCTTGACAGGGTACTGCAATATCTTGCAGGCCACTTTCGCCGGCCTGCTTGAAAGCGAGCATATTGTCGACAGGGAAGTGCTTGTGACTGCACAATCCGCCGAGCTCGTAACGTCCAGGCCCGATGCGACAACCGCGGGAGCCGAGACCTTGCCCGCCGCAAAATCAAAGACGATTGCTGCAGCCTCTGGATCGCAGTAAAAATTAAACTCGGCGTATTCCGTGGTATTGCCGCGCACTAGAGGGTCGTACGTGCCTCCCATGACGAAAATCCTGTCAACCCTGGATGCAAGGGAGGGATCTTTTTCAATGAGCATCGCGACGTTGGTAAGCGGGCCCGTCGCGACAATTGAAATCTCCTTTGGCCCGTGGGCCTTGAGCAGTGCCGACACTGCGTCAACCGCACCTACGGTGCTCGGGGCTGATTTTGGCTCCGGCAGGTCTGTGTCGCCAAGGCCGTCCCTTCCATGTATGAACTCGGCGTCAATCGTCTCGCCGCTTCTGATTGGCCTGCTGGCACCGGGGTGTACCGGGACCTTGCTGTTGACAGCCTCGATTATTCTCAGGGCATTGGCAGTCGTCCTGCGAACACTTACGTTCCCGCTGACGGTCGTGACCGCAAGTATGTCAAGGTCCGGCGAGTTGAGCGCGAGAAGCAGAGCCATGGCATCGTCGATGCCCGGGTCCATGTCAAGGATAGCCTTCTTTTTCACGCCCTGCTGCTGGCTTTTCAAACTGATGCAGTATTCGCCCCTGGGCCTTCAATAAATCAGTATGCTCTGGCGGCCTACTTTCTCACCACAAGTACCGAGCAGTGCGCATGCGACACCACTCCGCTTGCGACGCTTCCAAGCAGGAAGCGCTTTATCCCGCTCTGGCCCCTTGTCCCGATAACTATAAGGTCCGCCAATTCCTTTTCCGCAAATTCGACTATCGAGGAAGGCACTGATACGACATCAAGTATAATCTCGGTGCTCATCTTGACATCTTCGCGCATTGCAATCTGCCTCACCTCTGCAAACCAGCCTTCGGCCTTGAGCCTGGCTTCCTCAAGATATCTTGGCAGCATCAGGCCCACTGATGAATAGTCGGCGTAGGGCGGGTTTACAATGGAGTGCATGAAGACAATCTCCGCTCCAGACCTTTTTGCCAGGTAGACTGCATACCTGGCTGCTGCGAACGAAAATTCTGAGCCGTCAAGGGGCACGATTATCTTTTTGATGTTTGGAAGCGCACCGGCGGCCGTTGACTGCGACAAAACGCTAGAGCCTCCTCTGAAATGCCTCGACAACGTCGCGGGCAGTGACTATGCCTTCGAGGCGTCCGTCTCTCTCAAGCGGGAGTCTCTTTATGTTGTTCTCTAGCATCACTTTTGCCGCATCGCTTGCCCCTATTCCAACGTTTGCAATGATTAGCGGCTGTGACGAATACTTCATGACCTTTTCCTCAACGCTGACGCCCGCTGCTAGAACTCTGAACATCATGTCGCGCTCGGAAAAGATGGCAATGGGATTCGCAAATTCACCGACAACTACGCTTCCAATGCGTTCTTTGACCATGACCTTGACGGCGTGAAGAATGGTGTTTTCCGGGCTTACCCTGACGAGCCTTTTGGACATCACAGTCTCAATGGGTGGATTTCTGTCTGTTTGCTGGAATGCATACATCAGGTCTGATGCCGTGATAATGCCGGACAGTTTGTCAAGCCCAGACCTTTTTCTGCCGTATACAAGTAGGCGCCTGCCTTTTCTTATCATGATTTTTGCTGCCTGGGCGATTCTTGTTTGTTCGGGTATCGCCTCATACTTTTGGACCAGCACGTCTTTTACAGCGATATCAGGGATCGACTTTTTGCGGGCGACCACGTCGAGAATCTCTCTTTCCGTCAGGACTCCTTCGACACGCCCATCAGCGGTGTTTCCTTTCATTATGACGAGGTTTCCTATCTTATTGAGGCCCATCACTATAGCTGCGTTTGCAAGCGTCATGTTTGGTTCCCCGGTAATTACAGGAAAACTCATGTAGTTTCCTACCTGCATTGTCGGTTTGTGGACTGTTGTCACACCCATACCCTGCGCGAGATCAATCCGCCAAGAAAAGCATGAGGATTGCAGTGCAATGCAAAGCAAGCCGAACTACATGCCGCATTTGCGTAAGAAATTAAGAAAATTCCCGGTATGTAGCCGGCTGAAACATAAATACGCGGCCAATTATTGCATCAATGGTGAATAATGCAGGAAAACAGGGGACCGCCTGAAAGTTCTTCGCCCGAGAGCCTCGTGATTCCAAACGAGGACATGGACACCATACAAAAGGAAATCTCCGGTGAAAGGCTGCCTGAGGTCATCCTTGAACTGTGCGACGGCTGCCACTGGTCACTAATATGCTTTAACAAGCGAGGAATCATTAGGCAGTGTCCCGACTGCGGCAAAGAGGTGTCCTTTATCCCAATGAGGATCGATGAGGTCTGCTCAATAGAGTATGACGAGCGCCGCGGCGTTACCATAAGGTTTGACAGAAAAAAGCCATTGAGATAGCCCGCACGCCGGCGGTGAGTGAGCTTTTAGAGTCAGGATTACTTGTAAATAGTTTCGGTTCCGGGCCTTCCGCTAGCTCCATGCTGCCGCTCGTACTCCTGCAAGCTTGCCTGGCGCATCTTTACAAATTCCTCAATATTTTTACGAATTGCCTCCGCCTGAGTTCTCAGAGCCGAGACGTCCGTCTGGACTGAGGGGATGACCTTGCCGAGCGCCTCAAGCAGAATCGCTGCGCCCTCTGGGTCAGGGATGTTTGCAAGCGTTGGAACCAGCAGGCACCTGCATAGGAGGTTCTGGTTTACGCCTGAAGAGATTAGTGCCCCGGCGAGACCCACTATTACGGCGGTATTGGGGGTTATGACCGATGAATCGCCCTCGGGCTCATTTTGCAGCCCCGCTGCGGGCAAGGCAATGCCATCGGCATTTCCTCTTCTCAGTGCATGTGTAATATTTCCGAATATGCCGCCAGAGCCGGCTTGACCGTCTTCCCTGCTTTCCAGGAGAAGTGCGCGCCTGACGTCCTGGAGAGTAGCCGTGTAGCTGTCCGGCGTGATGCTTCCCACCACCATTATCTCTTTGACTCCTTCGTCTGCACACCATCCTAGTATTGCGCTGACGATCGAGTACGTTCCCATGGCAGTCGTAGGCGCCTCGCACATCAGGACGCAAAGTGTGCCGGACTTGTTGGAGTAAATCCTGAAGGGGTGCCTGAACTTGCCTGCGATAAAAAAGGCTGCCGGCATGACATAGGGAGACTCGACGAAGGCAATCTGGTGCATTCCGAGCTGCTCGACAAGGTGGTTCGTCGAAAGCGAGCCTACCATTCCGCTGTCCTGAAAGCCCACGATTAAGGTCGGACGCTTGAGCGCGATTTGCTTTGCCTTTGGAAGAGGGAGAATCTGGGTTGATTCGCTGGCTGAAGGTTCAAAAGTTGAAGAGTTTGATGGCTGTTTTTTCATGCTGAAGCTGAGCTCCCAAGTCACTATTATCTCTGATTGCGGAAGGATTGGAGCTTTACCCGGTGCATTGCAGGTAGAGATAGCCGTTGTCTGTGCATTCAGTGCTTGTTTTCCATGAATCATTCTTGTATGCATAACCAGCTGCGGTGCGCAATTGTGCGTTTGAAGCGGGCCGCGGCGCGAATGCGGAGGCGACAGGAAAAGATAATGAGCAAGGCTACGCACATTAGGTGATAAACAAATGGTGGGATCGCCTCTCGTAACCGTTGGAGACATAATGACGGAGCGCTTGGCCACAATCAACGCCGTCGACACGGCGCAAGAAGCTGCAAACAAGATGGTGCAGGAGAAAGTAAGTTCTCTTGCGGTACTTAATGACGACGGAACCGCCGCAGGGATAGTGACTGAGAGAGATTTTGTAAGGCGAATATGTGCAGCCGGGAAGAATAGCTCTGACGTAAAAATTGTCGAGATATTGTCTGCTCCGGTAAGAACCGTTGGCGTAGCCACCCCAATCGGCGAAGCCGCGAACTTTATGATTCAGAACAGGGTAAGGCATCTGCTGGTCGTAGAAGGCAGTCAAACGAAAAAGCCGGTTGGCATAATAAGTGCGACTGACATCGTTGCAAGCCTTAAAGAAAACAGCGCGGACATGAAGCAGGCCGACAAGGAAGTGCTAAATGCTCTTGAGAGCGAAGGCAGGTTCTATTTCTGACCCGCTCAGCTTGGAAACGCCAGCGGCCACGTTTTCGAAATCTCCGATAGACTCTTAGGCGTCGCGTCGCAATTCAGGTTCAGCTAGCAATTACTTCGAACCCTGCACCATACAGAATGCTTCCGACATCGTGGTCGTTTCCAAAATAGACTCCGGGTTCAGGGAAAACCGTATCAAATACGGCGCCAGCCCCGGGCGGCAGGTACGAAACTGAGCTGTACCCGCGAGTGCCGTCGCTGGTGATTTGCGAACCGTTGCTTGCTGCAATACCGCTTGAATTGTCTTCGGTAGCGGTAGGGACTTCCTCGCGTATGAGTCCAGCGCCGAAATTAAACGCGATCCCATTCCTAGGCCCTGCATTGAATAGAAACCAGCGTGTTGGCTCTCCAGCTTTGACGTGAAAGACCTCGGCATTGCTGTTTAGCGTAATTTTGGCAGTTTCACCGATTTGCGGTATGTACCGAAACGCCAGTCCGTTAGTAAGTACAAGATCTGGCTTGCGGGAAACGAACTTGCCGATATCAAAGTCGCCGGCGCTGTTCCCTGATGCATTTGTTGCAGAGGCGGTTTGGTTTCCAGATAGGGGCGGATGGCCAGCGGTGTCATAAAGCTCGCTGAATGCGACGTAGAATTCATGCGAGGATCGCCATTTGCTGCTGTGAACAACTATTCCGCCGTACATTCCATCGGCGATGTGCTCCCAGATGCCGTTCAGGTTGTCGCCATCACAGTGGTAAAGGTATGCGCCGGGATATTTTGTTGTGACGCTCCATGTTCTATTTTGTCCCGGATTTACAACTCCGGACAGCGCCTGACTTGGCCCAAAGCCAGCATGAAAGTTCAGGCTGTGCACCAGCTTGCCTTCGTTTTTCAACGTTATCTGGATGGTATCCCCCTGGTTAGATTCTATAAGAGGCCCCGGCACCGTTCCATTGAACACCATTTCATTGTACCACAGACCTCCGGGGTACAGGCCGTTATCGGGCGCGACTTGGGCAGTTTTTTCAGCAGCAATTAGCAGTATGCGATGCACTGTTCCAGCAGATGCGGCGATTCCAGAAAGGCTTGCACTGCCGGGCCCGGTCTTTACCGGGATGGATTGCGAAGCAACGAGAAACAACGAGGCCGTTATGGCAGATGACGCGACGGCCGAAATAGCGGCAATTGCGATTACCTTATCAGTTGTTATCTGCAAGTGACTCTAGCTACGATTCGGTTGTTGCAAGAGTCCAAATAAGCATTTCATGAAGGCACGACCTGCTAAAGCCTAATGAACCAGTCAGCACTCTGCTCGGTAAAAAACAGAATCTCCCTCTAGAGGCAAAAGACGGATCTGCGAGTCACAAATGAGAAATAGTAGATTCTTCATACTGAGTTGTGACATCGCAAGCTGATGGCACTGCGGACATCAGAGCGCTGATCGTCGACAACAACAGAGAGCTGATTGATTCGCTCATGATCAGGCTTTCACAGCATGGCTTTCAGGTCGATGTTTACAACCTGCCTTCAGATGTACTGGGTGAGTACGATGTCAAGGCTTGCAGCCTGGCTTTTCTTGGAGTGCGGCTGCCCCAGATGACTGGCTTTGAATTGGCCCGAGAATTATGGCGGGC contains:
- a CDS encoding type II secretion system F family protein, which gives rise to MRFKSSKYKRLTYRFFRWADANPSPSMLNTIYQADINQTPGMFLATIFGIAMIATPVVFVACMIVFTYFVHGFPQAGLITLAVTLATFAASTGGLYFIAVNKISSKRVKINYNLPFVMSYMATLSSAGMNPVQTIRHVALKEFGPVSKEFSKIVYRFDILGEDVITAIGFVAAHTPSDMLRAVLLGIANVIISGGSLRDYCEEESKELIALKKAKLKGFIDSLAMVSEGYLGGVIVSVIMGVIGIFVAGSLGFHILDFTTQNLFDMLVFVMVPLMNMVFLAMIEMKFSSGEY
- a CDS encoding type II/IV secretion system ATPase subunit, yielding MKLFSGKKKGEDAQAPAPVSAPSPVGPDGEPSAGTPLASRGETASQSPTVSGDSKPKKKWSLGKNDKLSGDSASEQSQSQTHSAASHVASEPKESRKGFFGGKKEDRHVPQVEPVELAEKAKTAEVFAHEKRELTPEEKAAVEEYSRKKTKKLKKGGGFSLFKKAKLVDTEPAPTAITSIPGKLVDDPTYALLQEYKNITYPVKEPFQFVNIVHENGETTYNVIQPQLTTKEQNILKSIKKTYDMLVNSERVLVDTTDKIEFVNEIYKEILDIQGVKLSPLERQRILYYLLRDYVGFGEIDALMNDRMIEDISCNGPDTPLYVYHRVYESIKTNVVFEEMALNSLLLRLAQISGRHISILQPIRDAALPDGSRINMTMGREVTKKGATFTIRKFRSRPISPVELIRLNSVDTRIFSYLWLLVEFGSSILISGGTAAGKTTLLNGISMLIKQENKIVSIEDTPEINLAHTNWIQAITRIGFGEASSSSNVSGISGVSGKGRSAGDVSLFDLLVAALRQRPEYLIVGEVRGEEAYTLFQAISVGHSAMGTIHAASMSELLARVESPPMNVPRVLLSNTNLVIFVNAVRKGTEKVRRVREIVEILGLDPETKELVTNVVFRWDPFTDTFEYGGRSFLLEKIADKLGLEKRQLYEQLEKRASIFEYLISKSVSDYREVSDIIRNYYKDPAGILNAIQVKQV
- a CDS encoding PhoU domain-containing protein, with the translated sequence MLALPKKWAQDMGLKQGDKVMIAKQNNTSLVVMARNSPTGASVEKKADVVIDPASCKEDMGQVLRRIISYYLKGYSRIDIAVAGGGRLTSTQRTVIKELVRRCLMGTEIISDSHEVISLQVLLGHAQLNVQDAIKRMYLITASMHSDAIRALSSRDHDLSDNVARNDDDVDRFSFYIMRQLEIALQGEVDYSSLGLGADADLLRYMLVVNVVERIADLACKIAADSTKIKEPVDDYLVARIRRLSESATGFVADSILALFEEDYNTADRVIRATRMFASEMEKDLAVIEKNEGLAKSPASIPARIVLIFESIKRTAQHASEIAEVVLNMTVEKPQVQTATVAEKVALAAR
- a CDS encoding universal stress protein — encoded protein: MSETDAFSTIIVPLDGSEQSMRAAKSAVMVAAKYGASVTAVYVVNIDQYLQSFGLYRLSYPDVVKKKIEEAEAEAKGWFAEIQNIADRAGVSFSHHVIDTPHSVVAAIIEYAENEKASLIVIGTRGRSGFKKLLLGSVASGVVTYATCPVLVVR
- a CDS encoding PfkB family carbohydrate kinase, producing MSSRLLVCGVINWDTTLFVDRLPSAGEEMQVRRMISVPGGKGGNTAVTAARILGPSKVTLVAGLGDDDVAQRQIQVLEKEGVDTGCIIFQRKMASGQAYIVVDNQTGENMILTHMAANLLQPDFFFPSQHFQDAAAARIAEAVSGAEMIIVIDPPFEVASRLAGSKSKDQLLVLSPALLTNLGLGTLRSYLEKADYVVLNEQEAGLLMQSPAAPDSIADAGSRLSRLLGGKRVVITLGSRGCALFSGDKKALIPPLDLDYFGLKVVSTVGAGDTLVGTFASFKVEGLDDIESLFRACIAAGLKTTREETRGSPDKEMIEYYAGQPKMRMLLDSVKLT
- a CDS encoding nucleoside hydrolase gives rise to the protein MKSQQQGVKKKAILDMDPGIDDAMALLLALNSPDLDILAVTTVSGNVSVRRTTANALRIIEAVNSKVPVHPGASRPIRSGETIDAEFIHGRDGLGDTDLPEPKSAPSTVGAVDAVSALLKAHGPKEISIVATGPLTNVAMLIEKDPSLASRVDRIFVMGGTYDPLVRGNTTEYAEFNFYCDPEAAAIVFDFAAGKVSAPAVVASGLDVTSSADCAVTSTSLSTICSLSSRPAKVACKILQYPVKTYSYFNLHDVFTLFSLLHPEVLKIEECGGISISLDGAFRGRSVVKAGEGGNVAVCRQVNSQRFNQLVVDGLR
- a CDS encoding universal stress protein; amino-acid sequence: MSQSTAAGALPNIKKIIVPLDGSEFSFAAARYAVYLAKRSGAEIVFMHSIVNPPYADYSSVGLMLPRYLEEARLKAEGWFAEVRQIAMREDVKMSTEIILDVVSVPSSIVEFAEKELADLIVIGTRGQSGIKRFLLGSVASGVVSHAHCSVLVVRK
- a CDS encoding CBS domain-containing protein, with product MTTVHKPTMQVGNYMSFPVITGEPNMTLANAAIVMGLNKIGNLVIMKGNTADGRVEGVLTEREILDVVARKKSIPDIAVKDVLVQKYEAIPEQTRIAQAAKIMIRKGRRLLVYGRKRSGLDKLSGIITASDLMYAFQQTDRNPPIETVMSKRLVRVSPENTILHAVKVMVKERIGSVVVGEFANPIAIFSERDMMFRVLAAGVSVEEKVMKYSSQPLIIANVGIGASDAAKVMLENNIKRLPLERDGRLEGIVTARDVVEAFQRRL
- a CDS encoding PAC2 family protein, whose product is MKKQPSNSSTFEPSASESTQILPLPKAKQIALKRPTLIVGFQDSGMVGSLSTNHLVEQLGMHQIAFVESPYVMPAAFFIAGKFRHPFRIYSNKSGTLCVLMCEAPTTAMGTYSIVSAILGWCADEGVKEIMVVGSITPDSYTATLQDVRRALLLESREDGQAGSGGIFGNITHALRRGNADGIALPAAGLQNEPEGDSSVITPNTAVIVGLAGALISSGVNQNLLCRCLLVPTLANIPDPEGAAILLEALGKVIPSVQTDVSALRTQAEAIRKNIEEFVKMRQASLQEYERQHGASGRPGTETIYK
- a CDS encoding CBS domain-containing protein is translated as MVGSPLVTVGDIMTERLATINAVDTAQEAANKMVQEKVSSLAVLNDDGTAAGIVTERDFVRRICAAGKNSSDVKIVEILSAPVRTVGVATPIGEAANFMIQNRVRHLLVVEGSQTKKPVGIISATDIVASLKENSADMKQADKEVLNALESEGRFYF